ATCTGGCTGATCGTCTGCATCGTCGCCGAAGCGCTGACGTCGACGGTGCTCAAACATTACGCGCCGATCGTGCAGCACGTCGTTTCGTTGACTTTTTTCGTGCCGCTGCTGATCGGCACCGGCGGCAACGCCGGCACCCAGGCGGCGACGCTGATGATCCGCGGCATGACCGTGGGAGAGGTGCAGTGGCGCGACCTGGGGCGGATCATCCTGCGCGAGACGATGACCGGGCTTCTGCTCGGAAGCGCGCTGGGCCTGTTGGGCATGGCGCGGGCCTGGATGATCGGCACGGGAACCGCCGTGGCCTGGACGGTGGCGGCGGCGGTAACGCTGATCGTACTGCTGGGCAATCTGGCGGGGACGCTGCTGCCGCTGCTGGCCCGCGCCGTCAGGCTGGATCCGGCGATCATGTCCGGGCCGCTGATCACGACGGTCGTCGACGTCTGCGGGCTGATCGTCTATTTCGAGCTCGCCGGCGTTTTTATCGGCCTGAGTTGAGCGGTCTGTGTCCGCGATGAGGTGACGAACATGAAAAAAATCTGCGTTTTGGATCGGGAGGACGACCCGCCATGTCCGCCCGCATGGGATACAGTTCTCGTCTGAAGACGCTGCTGCAGCAGGGGCGCCTGGACGAGGCCCGGCTGATGATCCGGGGCATGACGCCGGAAGTGCTGGAGGAGGAACTGCTGCGTCTGCCGCCGCGAAGCGGCCTGGCGCTGTGCAGCATTTTGAAACCGGCCCGTCTGGCCGTGCTGATCGAAGGCCTGTCGCGCCGCGAAAAACAGAAGCTGCTGAGCAGCGCTTCGATCCCCGAGCTGCGGGGGCTGTTCCTGTCGCTGCCGGAGCGTCTGCTGCCGGAGCTGCTGAACGCCCTGCCTTCGCGCCAAAAGCATCCGTTGCTGGAAAAACTGCCGAAGAACCTGCAAAAGCTTTTGCAGCCCAAGAAAGAGTGGCCGGAAGATTCCGTCGGCTACATCATGAGCGGCAACGGCGTGGTCCTGTCGCCGCGGGACACGGTGGCCGGAGCGCTGGACAAGATCCGGCGCGACGCGCCGGGCAAGGATCTGGTCTATCACTGCTTCGTCATCGACGGCGAGCGTTTCGCCGGCACGGCGGCGCTGGAAGACCTCGTTCTCGCCGCGCCGGAAGTGAAGGTCGAGCAGCTCACGGAAGAGGACTGCCACGCCGTGCCGCCCGAAATGGACCGCGCCGAGGCGGCGCGCATCATGTCGCGCTACGACGTGCAGGTGCTGCCGGTCGTGAAGGACGGGCGGCTCCTCGGCGCGCTGCCCTTCGACGACGTGCTCGACGTCATGGAAGACGAAAACACCGAGCTGTTCCACCACGCCGGCGGACTTTACGGCGACAACGACGAGGGCAGTCTGTGGGGCGAAGCGCTGCGGCGCTTCCCCTGCCTGCTGCTCTGTCTGGTGACGGGCATCCTCACCACGGGCATCATGGAAAACTACGAGGACATGCTCTCGCAGGTGCTGGCGCTCTCGTTCTTCGTGCCGCTGCTGATCGACACGGGCGGCAACGTGGGCGCGCAGATCTCGGTGCTGATCATCCGCTCGATGGGGCTGGGGCGTCTGGAAAGCAGCGTGCTGGGGCGGGTGCTGCTGCGCGAATTGGTCACGGCCCTGCTGCTGGGCGGCGCCATGGCCCTGCTGGCGGCGGGACGGTCGCTTTTCATCGGCGCGGGCGCGCAGGTCACGTTCGTGGTCGCCATGGCGATGATCTGCGTGGTCGTGGCGTCCGACCTGCTCGGCGCGCTCATGCCCTTCGTCGTCAAACGCCTCGGCTTCGACCCGGCGCTGATCTCCGGGCCGCTGCTGGCCACGATCGTCGACGTGCTGGGGCTGGCGCTGTACTTCGCCGTGGCGAGCATGGTGCTGCTGTAGCCGTTTGTGAAAAAAAGGGAGCGCCACGCTCCCGAAGCGGGGAAGAGGCTGAAAATGAATCGAAACGCGGAGTCGGGGGAAAAGAATTCATCGTATCGTTACGTCATTGCGGCCGTGAGTTTTATGTTCATGTTTGTAGCCATGGGGCTGGGCAACGCTCCCAACGGGCAGTATCTTGCCCCGGTGACGCGGGAGTTCGGCCTGAGCCGGGCCGATTTTTCCCTGACCTTCAGCATGAGGTATCTGTTCACGACGATTTTCAATCTGCTGTGGCTGAAAATTTTTACGAAGATCGGCATCCGCCGGACGGTCGGCGCCGGTTTTCTGTTCCTCGCGGCGGCGTTTTTCATCTTTTCGTCTTCCAGCACGCTGCCCGGGTTTTACGCCGGCGGCATCCTGCAGGGCACCGCGCTGGCCCTGTGCACCAGCGCGTCCTGTTCTTATCTGGTGGACAACTGGTTCACGGAGCGCAAAGGCACCGTGCTGGGCATTGTTTTTGCTGCCAGCGGCATCGGCGGCGCCCTCGGCAACGTGCTCGTGGCGCGCTGGATCGCGCAGAACGGCTGGCGTTTCTCCTACCGTTTGACTTCGTTCCTGATCCTGGGCATCGGCCTCGGTCTGACGTTGTTCGTGCGCGTGCGCCGCAGGCCGGAAAACGCCGCTTTGCAAAAGGCGCGCGCAGAGCCTTCCGACGCCGGACCGTCGCTTGCGGAGCTACGCCGTACGGGCCGTTTTTACGCGCTGTTCGCGATCGTGTTCGTGCTCGGCTGGCTGTGCAATCCTGTCTATACGATCGCTCCCGCGCATCTGGTGGATCGCGGTTTCGATCCCGTCTTTGCCGGGCAGATGACGGGGCTGATGTTCATCGTGCTGGGCGCGGCCAAGGTCCTCTGGGGCGCGCTGTACGACCGTTTCGGGCTTCGGCCTGTATTCCTGACGAGCTGCGCGTGCGGCGTCGCCGCGCTGCTGACGCTTTCCCGCGCCTCGGGCGAGCTTTCCGCCGTCGCGTTCGCCGTGCTGCTGGGCTTTGCCATGCCGGTGGAGACCATCATGGTGCCGCTGCTGGTGACGAATCTTCTGGGGGCTCGGGCGTATACGGCGATGATCGGCGTTTTCTTCGCGCTCATGTCCGCCGGCATCGCCGTCGGCAACCCGCTGATCAACTTCGGTTACAGCCTCGCCGGCAGTTACTCGCCCGTGCTGATCCTCTACGCCGGGCTCTTTGCGCTCTGCGCCGCTCTGTATCTGTGGTGCGAACGCGAGGCGGAACGTTTTGGAAAAAGAGCCCATTGAAAGATCGCGACAGAAAAAACTCGGAAACAGCCGCTCCGTTTCTGAGTTTTTATTGTCCGTGCGCCGCGACGTCATGAAGGTGGGAACGATGAAAAGAATTTTCTTGTGTTTGGTTCTGGCGCTGGCGGCACGTTCCGCTTGCGCCTTCGAAGACGCGAGGCAGAACGCTGCGGTCGATTTGATGCGCCGCTGCGAGGCGGTGCTGTGGGAAGAAAAGTTGAGGCGCGTGCCCGATTTCGACGTGCGCCTCGATCCCGATCGTACCGGCTTGGTGGGCGAGGAGTTCACCGCGCTGGCCACGACCCCCGGCAGCTGGCACGACAAGCGCGCGGCCGCCCAGCCGGAAATGGCCGGGGCCCTGGCCGGCTATCTGATCCGCGCCGGCGTCAGAGAAGGAGATTGGATCGGCATCAACGCCACCAGTTCCTACCCCGGTTTCACGATGGCCGCGCTCTGCGCGGCGCGAACGCTGAAACTGAACACGGTCTTCGTGCTCTCCTACGGCGCTTCCATGTATGGCGGCACGCTGCCGCAGTTCACCGTGCCGGTGATGCTCGACGCGCTGCGCGAACGCGGCGTCATGGACGTGAAGATCGACGCGCTGACGCCGGGCGGCATGGACGACCGCATGCGCCGGAACGTCCTCGATGAGGATGTGCTGCCGCTCGTGCGCCGGCTCATGAGCGAGCGCCGCGAAACCTGCATGATCCCGGCAGATCTCCGCATGTCCATGGCTTTCCGGCAGATGCTCTTCGCTGCAAAGCCCATCACAGCCTTCATCAGCTGCGGCGGTTCGTGGCTGAGCCTTGGGCGCAGCATGGAAGAAGGCGCCGTTCTGCCTCACGGGCTGATCATGCCGCCCTGGCCGGTAAAGCCGAAAACGTGGGATCGCGGCCTGATCATGGATTTTCTCGAAAAAGGCGTGCCCTGCATCCATCTGCTGTTCACCAAAGGTGTGTGCCGCGACTGGGATCTGCCTCACGGCACGGGGCCCGAACCGAATTTCTGATACCGGTTTTCAATGGAAAGGCGTCGTTGAAAATATTGCGCATCGGCGCGGGAAAAAATGAGAATTGACGATAAATCGGGATTGTTCCACGTAGAACAGTCCGCACGAAAAAGCCTGCCGATCGAGCGATCGGCAGGCTTTTTCCGTTTGTCGCTTTTTCGTTCTTCTTGGCGTTCTTCGCCGCCTTACGCTCACTGATGCGTGCCGTTGGCGCCGTAAATGTCGCGGAAGCGGGGCATGGCGGCGATGGCGCCCCTCTTTTCGCAGACGCGGGCGGCGACGGCCGAAGCGCCGGAACCGATCCAGCGCGCCTGTTCCGCGGTCAGTTCGTCCCAAGCGGTGGCGTCGGGCAGGCTGAACAGGCCGCGCAGCAGACCGGCGGCATAGCCGTCGCCGCAGCCGGTCGTGTCGGCGACGGCGACCGAGTAGGCGAAGAGGCGCTCGCAGACCTGGCCGGAAGCGATCAGCGAACCTTGCGCGCCGGCGGTGAGGACGGTGAGCGCGCCGCGGCGGGCCTGGTGCATGGCGGCGAAGCTGTCGTTGACGTCCTCGCCGGGGAAGAACCATTCGATGTCGTCGCGGCTGAATTTGACGAGCTGCGGGCGGATCATGAATTTCAGCGCCCGTTCGCAGTAGTTTTGCTTGTCGGCGATCAGCGCGGGACGGACGTTGAGATCGAACGACACGGGAACGCCGGCATCGTAGAATTTTTCCGCCAAGGCTTCCTGCGCGGACGCGCCCGGTTCGGAGGCGAGCATGACGCCGCCGCAGTGCAGGCCGCTGAAGTCGTTCGGGTCGATCTCTGCCACGTCGTCGGGCGTCACGGATTCGTCGGCGCAGCCCGCGCGGCGGAAGGCGAAGTTCGGTTGCCCCGAGGTGGCGAGGCGCACTTGCGCAGCGGCGGTGGCGCGGTCTTTTTTGTAGACGGTGAAGCGGTGGTCGATGCGCTCGCGGTCGAACAGCCGCAGCAGCGCGCGTCCTTCCTCGTCGCCGCCGATGCCGCCGCAGAAGGCCGCCGGTAGTTCGAGCCGCGCCGCGCCGACGGCGGCGTTGAGCACGGAACCGCCGGGCAGGGAGCTTTGCAGTTCGCCTGCGGCGTCGTAAAACTGGTCCATCAGCGCTTCCCCAAAGAACAGAACTGGTCTCATCGTCTTTTTCTCCTTTTGTGCCGCTGGGACGGCGCGTTCGTTTTCACAAGTCTACCATAGCCGGGGGCCTTTCGGCGAGACGGTCTTGACGCGTCCGCCCGGAACGATGATAATAAAAGCAGGAACCGGGGGCGTCGGCGTATCCGGCTGAGAGGAGACGAAACGGTCTCGACCCTTGGAACCTGATCCGGTTCATACCGGTGCAGGGAAGGTGCGGGTTTTCCCGTCCCCTGTAAATCTTTTGATTTTACGGGAGGTCTTTTTGATGTATCAACGCAGCAAAACGCAGTCGGTGGTGGAGGCGGCGCTGTGCATTGCGCTGGCGGTGGTGTTCTCGCGGCTGAGGCTGTTCCGTCTGCCTCAGGGCGGTTCGGTGACGCTGGAGATCGTGCCGCTGCTGGTGTACGCGATGCGCTGGGGACTGTTGAAGGGGATCGGCGCGGGCGCCGTGGCCGGCCTTCTGCAGTACGTGATGGGCGGCTACGTGGTCCATCCCGTGCAAGGGATGCTCGATTATCCGCTGGCCTACGCGGCGCTGGGGCTGGCGGCGCTGGGCGGGGAACACGTCTTCGCCGGCATCCTTGTCGCCGTGGCGGCGCGGATCGTCTGCCATGTGGCCTCGGGCGTGGTGTTCTTCGCGTCCTACGCGCCGGCGGGCACGCATCCGCTGGTCTACTCGCTGCTGTACAACGGCAGCTTCATGGCCGCCAACATGGTGATCGCGCTGATCCTGGTGCCGCTGATTTTGGCGCGGCTGAAAAAATTCTGAGCGATACGGAGGTGGCGCCGTCGTGAAAAAGAAGCGTCTTCTGAAAATCGCGGCGTGCGCTCTGCTGGCGCTCGCTTTCGCGGCCGCGCCGTCGCAGGCCTCCGTGGAGAGCGCGTTGGAAGCGTGCCGCTCCGAAAACGGCCTGCTGCCCGATCGGCCCGGCGGCAGCACTTATTCGTCGGAAGTGCTTGTGCGCGAACTGCGCCTGCGTCTGCTGCAGAACGACCGTGAGCGCTTTGAGGCGCTCTACCGCTTGGCGGTGAAGCACTTCCAGTCGCCGCTGATGCTGCTGTACCGGCAGCTGGACGCTTCTTTGCAGCCGGTAGCGTGGGAGGACCGCACCGCGACGGACCTGCAGTTCTGCCGCGTGCTGCTCGACGCGGCGGAACGATGGGACGAGCCGCACTACCGCGAGCGGGCGCTGAAAACGGCGGGGCGCATGCTGCGCTTCAACGTCTACCGCAACGTGCTGATCAACGGCGCCTCGTGGAAAGAACGGGAGTCCGGGATTTTCAGCATTTACGAGCCCAGCCACCGTCTCAGCCTCGGCGCTGTCGACGTGAAGGCGCTGCTGCAGCTGCAAAGTTTTTCTTCCCAGTGGGAGCCGGTGGCGCAGCGCTGTCTCGGCATCCTGCTGGCGGGGAGCGGCGCGCAGACGCTGCGGCTGGCTTACGACGTGGACAAGCGCAGTTACGTGGACAGCCAGGACGGTTCTCTCGACGCGCTGTTGATCATGGCCAATCTGCTGGACGGCGGCCTTGTGCCGCTTCATTCCATGGACCGTCTGGTGGAAAGGCTTCGCGCCGAGCCGACCTGTTTCGTCGAAGGCGAACAGGCGTCGCTGGCGGCCGCTTCGCTGGGCGCTTACGTGCTGGCTCAGGCGGGGCGCGCGGCGGAATCGCGTCAGGTCTTTCTGCTTCTTGAAGAACAGTTCGGCGCCGGCGGAGAGCTGCTGCGCGCTCCCGGGCAGCAGCCGTCGATCCTGCACAATCTCATGTATCTGATCGTGCGCGAGATCCTCGAACCGGAAAGAAGCATGGAGGCCCGCTGAACGAGAAGCTTTTCCGAAAAGAAAAACAGGGGCGGACGACCGGGAAAATTTGGCCGTCCGCCCCTGTTTTTGCCGCAAAAGCCGGTTCGCATGATGGTATAATGGCGAAAAATCGCGGCCGCTCGGGCCGATCTTCGAGGAGTGCGATCATGAAACAGGAACGACATTATCCGCGCTTCGCCGTCACGCCCAAGGCGGAGCGCAGCGTCAAAAGCGGCCATCCGTGGGTCTACGGCGAAGAGGTCACGGACGTTCGGGGACAATACGCCCCCGGCGATCTCGTCGACGTGGTGAGCCGCGGCGGAACGTACCTCGGCACGGGGTTCGTCAACGACCGTTCCAAGATCCGCGTCCGCCTCATCTCCGCCAACGCCAACGACCGCTTCGACGCCGCTTTCTTCGAGCGCCGTCTGCGCTACGCGCTGAACTACCGCAAAACGGTGATGGGCGATCAGTACGACTGCTGCCGTTTGATCTTCGGCGACGCCGACAACTTTCCCGGCCTGACCGTGGACCGCTTCGACGACGTGCTGGTGGCCGAAGTGCTGTCGCTCGGCATGGACAAGTTGAAAGAGCTGCTGTTCCCCATGCTGGTGCGGCTGCTGCGCGAGGGCGGGCAGAAGATCAGCGGCCTGTACGAGCGCAGCGATTCTGTAATCCGCGACCTTGAGGGCCTGCCGCGGCACAGCGGCGAGTTCGCCATGGACGGCTGCTCGCTGGCCGGGCGCCGCACGGCGCGCATCTGCGAGAACGGCGTGCTCTACGACGTCGACTTCGTGGAGGGGCAGAAGACGGGCTTCTTCCTCGACCAGAAGTTCAACCGCGCTGCGGCGGCCCGCCTGTGCGCCGGTCTGAACGTGCTGGACTGCTTCACCCACACCGGCTCGTTCGCGCTCAACGCCGTCAAGGGCGGCGCGGCGCACGTCACCGCCGTGGACGTTTCCGCGAGCGCTCTGGAGATGGCGCGCCGCAACGCCGCGCTGAACGGCTGCCTCGACCGCGTGGACTTCGTCGCCGCCGACGTCTTCGACCTGCTCGCCGACATGGCCTGCCGCGCCCGCGGCGAGTACGGCATGATCATCCTCGACCCGCCTGCCTTCGCCAAATCGCGCCGCAGCGTGCGCGACGCCGCCCGCGGCTACAAGGAGATCAACCTCAAGGCCATGAGGCTGCTGCCCCGCGGCGGCTACCTCGCCACCGCCTCGTGCTCCCACTTCATGACCGACGAGCTGTTCCGCCAAACGCTGGCCGCCGCGGCCGCCGACGCCAAAGTCAGCCTGCGCCGGATCGAAGCCCGCGGCCAATCCCCCGACCATCCCGTCCTCTGGGGCGTGCCGGAAACCGAGTACCTCAAGTTCTATCTGTTTCAGGTGGTATAAAATCAGCGTCAGGGGTGAGAAGACGTGGCGATTCCCAAAATCATCCATTACTGCTGGTTCGGCGAAAAGAAATTCCCCGCGCTGGGACGCCGGTGTCTTGCTTCATGGAAGAAATATCTGCCCGATTACAGGATCGTTCTTTGGAACGAGCTGAATTTCGACCTTTCCGCGTTCCGGTTTACACGGGAAGCGGCGGCCATGAAAAAATGGGCCTTCGTCTCGGATTTTCTGCGGATTTACGCCTTGTATCATCAAGGC
This sequence is a window from Pyramidobacter sp. YE332. Protein-coding genes within it:
- the mgtE gene encoding magnesium transporter, with the protein product MSARMGYSSRLKTLLQQGRLDEARLMIRGMTPEVLEEELLRLPPRSGLALCSILKPARLAVLIEGLSRREKQKLLSSASIPELRGLFLSLPERLLPELLNALPSRQKHPLLEKLPKNLQKLLQPKKEWPEDSVGYIMSGNGVVLSPRDTVAGALDKIRRDAPGKDLVYHCFVIDGERFAGTAALEDLVLAAPEVKVEQLTEEDCHAVPPEMDRAEAARIMSRYDVQVLPVVKDGRLLGALPFDDVLDVMEDENTELFHHAGGLYGDNDEGSLWGEALRRFPCLLLCLVTGILTTGIMENYEDMLSQVLALSFFVPLLIDTGGNVGAQISVLIIRSMGLGRLESSVLGRVLLRELVTALLLGGAMALLAAGRSLFIGAGAQVTFVVAMAMICVVVASDLLGALMPFVVKRLGFDPALISGPLLATIVDVLGLALYFAVASMVLL
- a CDS encoding MFS transporter translates to MNRNAESGEKNSSYRYVIAAVSFMFMFVAMGLGNAPNGQYLAPVTREFGLSRADFSLTFSMRYLFTTIFNLLWLKIFTKIGIRRTVGAGFLFLAAAFFIFSSSSTLPGFYAGGILQGTALALCTSASCSYLVDNWFTERKGTVLGIVFAASGIGGALGNVLVARWIAQNGWRFSYRLTSFLILGIGLGLTLFVRVRRRPENAALQKARAEPSDAGPSLAELRRTGRFYALFAIVFVLGWLCNPVYTIAPAHLVDRGFDPVFAGQMTGLMFIVLGAAKVLWGALYDRFGLRPVFLTSCACGVAALLTLSRASGELSAVAFAVLLGFAMPVETIMVPLLVTNLLGARAYTAMIGVFFALMSAGIAVGNPLINFGYSLAGSYSPVLILYAGLFALCAALYLWCEREAERFGKRAH
- the pgsW gene encoding poly-gamma-glutamate system protein, which produces MCLVLALAARSACAFEDARQNAAVDLMRRCEAVLWEEKLRRVPDFDVRLDPDRTGLVGEEFTALATTPGSWHDKRAAAQPEMAGALAGYLIRAGVREGDWIGINATSSYPGFTMAALCAARTLKLNTVFVLSYGASMYGGTLPQFTVPVMLDALRERGVMDVKIDALTPGGMDDRMRRNVLDEDVLPLVRRLMSERRETCMIPADLRMSMAFRQMLFAAKPITAFISCGGSWLSLGRSMEEGAVLPHGLIMPPWPVKPKTWDRGLIMDFLEKGVPCIHLLFTKGVCRDWDLPHGTGPEPNF
- a CDS encoding carbohydrate kinase, yielding MRPVLFFGEALMDQFYDAAGELQSSLPGGSVLNAAVGAARLELPAAFCGGIGGDEEGRALLRLFDRERIDHRFTVYKKDRATAAAQVRLATSGQPNFAFRRAGCADESVTPDDVAEIDPNDFSGLHCGGVMLASEPGASAQEALAEKFYDAGVPVSFDLNVRPALIADKQNYCERALKFMIRPQLVKFSRDDIEWFFPGEDVNDSFAAMHQARRGALTVLTAGAQGSLIASGQVCERLFAYSVAVADTTGCGDGYAAGLLRGLFSLPDATAWDELTAEQARWIGSGASAVAARVCEKRGAIAAMPRFRDIYGANGTHQ
- the thiT gene encoding energy-coupled thiamine transporter ThiT translates to MYQRSKTQSVVEAALCIALAVVFSRLRLFRLPQGGSVTLEIVPLLVYAMRWGLLKGIGAGAVAGLLQYVMGGYVVHPVQGMLDYPLAYAALGLAALGGEHVFAGILVAVAARIVCHVASGVVFFASYAPAGTHPLVYSLLYNGSFMAANMVIALILVPLILARLKKF
- a CDS encoding class I SAM-dependent rRNA methyltransferase → MKQERHYPRFAVTPKAERSVKSGHPWVYGEEVTDVRGQYAPGDLVDVVSRGGTYLGTGFVNDRSKIRVRLISANANDRFDAAFFERRLRYALNYRKTVMGDQYDCCRLIFGDADNFPGLTVDRFDDVLVAEVLSLGMDKLKELLFPMLVRLLREGGQKISGLYERSDSVIRDLEGLPRHSGEFAMDGCSLAGRRTARICENGVLYDVDFVEGQKTGFFLDQKFNRAAAARLCAGLNVLDCFTHTGSFALNAVKGGAAHVTAVDVSASALEMARRNAALNGCLDRVDFVAADVFDLLADMACRARGEYGMIILDPPAFAKSRRSVRDAARGYKEINLKAMRLLPRGGYLATASCSHFMTDELFRQTLAAAAADAKVSLRRIEARGQSPDHPVLWGVPETEYLKFYLFQVV